In a single window of the Niabella ginsenosidivorans genome:
- the lpxD gene encoding UDP-3-O-(3-hydroxymyristoyl)glucosamine N-acyltransferase, translated as MTFTAAQIAAIINGQVEGNENASVDNFGKIEEAKEGQLSFLANPKYEEYLYETKASVIIINEALELKKPVAATLIRVKDAYSAFAALLSRYQELVQQQLKGIQEPSYIAKTASYGADVFIGAFAYLGEQVTIGNNTKIFPGVYIGNNVTIGNNTVINPGVKILHNCQIGNNVTIHAGTVIGADGFGFAPQADGTFSKVPQIGNVIIEDYVEIGANATIDRATIGSTIIRSGAKLDNLIQIAHNVEIGSSTVVAAQAGISGSTKVGKGVMIGGQVGIVGHLHIGDGAKINAQSGVSKNIEPGKAVTGSPAYDYTSALRSQALNRKLPDLEKRLKELEQELEQLKKHL; from the coding sequence ATGACATTTACTGCAGCGCAGATTGCGGCCATCATTAACGGCCAGGTGGAAGGAAATGAGAATGCTTCTGTTGACAATTTCGGAAAAATAGAAGAGGCAAAGGAAGGTCAGCTGAGTTTTCTTGCTAACCCAAAATATGAGGAATATCTGTATGAAACAAAAGCCAGTGTCATCATTATCAATGAAGCCCTGGAGCTGAAAAAGCCTGTTGCTGCTACTTTGATCCGCGTAAAAGATGCCTACTCAGCATTTGCCGCGTTGCTGAGCAGGTACCAGGAACTTGTGCAGCAACAGTTAAAAGGCATACAGGAGCCTTCCTATATTGCTAAAACGGCCAGTTATGGCGCTGATGTTTTTATTGGCGCATTTGCTTACCTGGGCGAGCAGGTAACCATTGGCAACAATACAAAGATTTTCCCAGGCGTCTATATCGGCAACAATGTCACCATTGGCAATAATACCGTTATTAACCCGGGTGTAAAGATCCTGCACAATTGCCAGATAGGAAACAATGTAACCATACATGCAGGAACGGTTATTGGTGCGGATGGTTTTGGATTTGCACCACAGGCCGACGGAACGTTTTCAAAAGTGCCCCAGATCGGTAACGTGATCATTGAAGATTATGTAGAGATCGGCGCTAATGCAACCATTGACCGTGCAACCATTGGCTCTACCATCATCCGTTCGGGTGCCAAGCTGGATAACCTGATCCAGATCGCACACAATGTGGAGATCGGCAGCAGCACCGTAGTGGCTGCCCAGGCAGGTATCAGCGGCAGCACCAAGGTGGGTAAAGGTGTCATGATCGGAGGTCAGGTAGGAATAGTAGGGCATCTGCATATTGGGGATGGTGCCAAGATCAATGCGCAAAGCGGTGTCAGTAAAAATATAGAACCTGGAAAAGCCGTTACGGGCTCGCCGGCCTATGACTATACTTCTGCTTTGAGAAGCCAGGCACTTAACCGTAAACTGCCCGACCTGGAAAAGCGTTTAAAGGAGCTGGAGCAGGAACTGGAGCAGTTAAAGAAGCACCTATAA
- a CDS encoding L-serine ammonia-lyase: MQYEPISVFDMLKIGVGPSSSHTLGPWRAAERFLGFLNAAGLLTNIESIKVLLYGSLAKTGTGHGTDIAVQLGLCGYDPVTFDVEKINSTIAAIQQTKKLLLGGVKEVAFDPKTDIEFLFTETLPYHSNGMTFLATPNNDAPVAKTYYSIGGGFVKEEGEDTVLNNDVLLPFPIDDADDLLRWSIKTGLSISEIVAENEQAWRSEKETNEGLEKIWRTMRDCIYRGCHKTGVLPGGLNVRRRAAVLNRKLIGDVSYQNYEEWIGLIRKGGSNFRYTLDWVSCFALAVNEENASFGRVVTAPTNGSAGVIPAVLHYFIIFCDGNDPEKINKFLMTAAEIGSIFKKESTISAAMGGCQAEIGVSSSMAAAALTEALGGSQKQAMMAAEIAMEHHLGMTCDPIGGLVQVPCIERNTMGAIKAITASQLALQSTPDFARVSLDDVIKTMWDTAQDMNFKYKETADGGLAVHVPLSLPEC, from the coding sequence ATGCAATACGAACCGATCTCGGTTTTTGATATGTTGAAAATTGGCGTGGGGCCTTCCAGCTCCCATACCCTTGGCCCCTGGCGTGCTGCGGAGCGTTTCCTGGGTTTTCTGAATGCGGCCGGGCTGCTCACAAATATTGAAAGCATTAAAGTACTCTTATACGGATCCCTTGCAAAAACCGGCACAGGACATGGAACAGACATAGCTGTACAATTAGGGCTTTGCGGCTATGACCCGGTAACTTTTGATGTTGAAAAAATCAACAGCACCATTGCCGCTATACAGCAAACAAAAAAGCTGCTGCTGGGTGGTGTAAAAGAAGTGGCTTTTGATCCAAAAACGGATATTGAATTCCTGTTTACAGAAACGCTGCCTTATCATTCAAACGGAATGACTTTTCTGGCAACGCCGAACAATGATGCTCCTGTTGCAAAGACCTATTATTCTATAGGCGGCGGTTTTGTAAAAGAAGAGGGGGAAGACACTGTTCTGAATAATGACGTACTGCTGCCCTTTCCGATAGATGATGCCGATGATCTGCTGCGATGGTCTATCAAGACCGGGCTAAGCATTAGTGAAATAGTGGCCGAAAATGAACAGGCCTGGCGCAGCGAAAAAGAAACCAATGAAGGATTGGAAAAGATCTGGCGCACCATGCGGGATTGTATTTACCGGGGCTGTCATAAAACGGGAGTATTGCCCGGGGGGTTGAATGTAAGAAGAAGGGCCGCTGTGCTGAACAGGAAACTGATCGGCGATGTCTCTTATCAGAACTACGAAGAATGGATCGGGCTGATCCGTAAAGGAGGAAGTAATTTCCGTTATACGCTGGATTGGGTAAGCTGTTTTGCTCTGGCTGTAAACGAGGAAAATGCTTCATTTGGCCGCGTGGTAACCGCACCTACGAACGGATCGGCGGGTGTTATTCCGGCTGTATTGCACTATTTCATTATTTTCTGCGATGGCAATGACCCGGAAAAGATCAATAAATTTTTAATGACCGCAGCCGAAATAGGGAGCATCTTTAAAAAAGAATCCACTATTTCCGCAGCAATGGGTGGCTGCCAGGCAGAGATAGGTGTTTCTTCCTCCATGGCGGCAGCGGCATTAACAGAGGCGCTCGGGGGGTCACAGAAACAGGCAATGATGGCAGCAGAGATCGCTATGGAACATCACCTGGGCATGACCTGTGATCCCATCGGCGGGCTGGTGCAGGTACCCTGTATTGAACGCAATACCATGGGGGCCATTAAAGCAATAACCGCCAGCCAGCTGGCTTTACAAAGCACACCGGACTTTGCCAGGGTATCGCTGGATGATGTTATCAAAACCATGTGGGACACGGCCCAGGATATGAATTTTAAATATAAGGAAACCGCAGACGGCGGGCTTGCCGTGCATGTTCCATTGAGCTTACCGGAATGCTGA
- a CDS encoding MBL fold metallo-hydrolase: MSYPPLHITFLGTGTSSGVPMIACNCAVCHSTDPKDKRLRSSLLVQSGQTTLVIDTGPDFRQQMLTYAVKKLDAIAITHAHKDHIAGLDDVRAYNYFQQKPMELYATQASQERIKMEFDYAFSDLKISGVPSVNLHQINEQQPFTVGDLKIVPVPVWHMRMPVLGFRLGDFTYITDANRIDEPSKEKIKGSKILVLNALRHKTHLSHFTLKEAIALADELGIPQVYFTHISHQMGFHQEVEATLAPGRNLAYDGLEISV, from the coding sequence ATGTCCTATCCACCCTTACATATCACCTTTCTTGGAACCGGAACCAGCTCCGGCGTTCCGATGATTGCCTGCAACTGTGCCGTTTGCCATTCAACTGATCCGAAAGATAAGCGGCTTCGTTCCAGCCTCCTGGTACAATCCGGCCAAACAACACTGGTGATTGACACAGGGCCCGATTTCCGGCAACAGATGCTTACATATGCCGTAAAAAAACTGGATGCTATTGCAATTACCCATGCACATAAAGATCATATTGCAGGCCTGGACGATGTACGCGCCTATAACTATTTCCAGCAAAAACCCATGGAACTTTATGCCACACAGGCTTCGCAGGAACGTATAAAAATGGAATTTGATTATGCTTTCAGCGATCTTAAAATATCCGGTGTACCCTCTGTTAACCTGCACCAGATCAACGAACAGCAGCCGTTTACAGTTGGCGATCTTAAAATAGTGCCTGTTCCTGTATGGCATATGAGGATGCCGGTGCTGGGCTTCAGACTGGGCGATTTTACTTATATTACCGATGCCAACAGGATCGATGAACCGTCCAAAGAAAAAATAAAAGGCTCAAAAATCCTGGTACTGAATGCACTCCGTCATAAAACCCATCTCTCCCATTTTACCTTAAAAGAAGCCATTGCGCTTGCCGATGAGCTGGGAATTCCACAGGTTTATTTTACCCATATCTCCCACCAGATGGGCTTTCACCAGGAAGTAGAAGCCACATTGGCCCCCGGCCGTAATCTTGCTTATGATGGCCTTGAGATTTCCGTATAA
- a CDS encoding alpha/beta hydrolase, with product MKYLLLLLFMSLGAAVGAQDSSYTESPIVLETATGKIYGTLTLPHSGGAVPVVLFIAGSGPTDRNGNNNMGLKTNCTLQLAHALAAAKIASVRYDKRGVAESVGAAKSEASLRFDDYIADARAWMDLLRKDSHFSKLVVAGHSEGSLIGMIATPGHADKFISLAGAGTSADTILKTQLQKLPQNLYETAVKTIDSLKRGDEVKDVNPNLQQLFRPSIQPYLISWFKYDPQTEIKKLKIPVLIIQGTKDLQITVADAQKLKTAQPKSTLVIIGNMNHVLKNIPGEQAENMQSYSNPELPVNDTLVHTIIDYIKK from the coding sequence ATGAAGTATCTACTCCTTCTTTTGTTCATGAGCCTGGGAGCAGCAGTCGGTGCGCAAGACAGCTCATATACAGAAAGCCCCATTGTTCTGGAAACTGCAACCGGGAAAATTTATGGAACTTTAACTCTGCCGCACTCCGGTGGTGCTGTACCCGTTGTGTTATTTATTGCCGGTAGTGGCCCTACCGATCGTAATGGCAATAATAATATGGGTTTAAAGACTAATTGTACGCTTCAACTGGCGCATGCCCTTGCCGCAGCAAAAATTGCATCTGTACGTTACGATAAAAGAGGTGTCGCTGAAAGTGTGGGCGCCGCAAAATCTGAAGCATCCCTGCGATTTGATGATTATATTGCGGATGCAAGAGCGTGGATGGACTTGTTAAGAAAGGACAGCCATTTTTCAAAACTGGTTGTTGCCGGACATAGTGAAGGCTCTTTAATTGGCATGATTGCCACTCCAGGCCACGCAGACAAATTCATTTCGCTTGCAGGCGCAGGAACATCGGCAGATACTATATTAAAAACACAGCTTCAAAAATTACCACAAAATCTGTATGAGACTGCCGTAAAAACCATTGACAGTTTAAAAAGGGGGGATGAAGTTAAAGATGTCAACCCCAACTTACAACAATTATTCCGACCATCCATACAGCCTTATTTAATTTCCTGGTTTAAATATGACCCTCAGACCGAGATAAAAAAATTAAAGATCCCTGTACTGATTATTCAGGGTACAAAGGATCTGCAGATTACGGTAGCAGATGCTCAAAAACTAAAAACTGCGCAACCCAAAAGCACCCTGGTTATTATTGGCAATATGAACCACGTATTGAAAAATATACCAGGGGAGCAAGCAGAAAACATGCAATCGTATAGCAATCCAGAGCTGCCTGTAAACGACACCCTTGTGCACACTATTATTGATTATATAAAAAAATAA
- a CDS encoding FKBP-type peptidyl-prolyl cis-trans isomerase encodes MRKLLGFTALVILVITGCMKSNDDGSCTPQPVAKELPSMQKFAADSSIDAKQDPTGILYQVLEPGTGTAPAQSDSITINYVGRFLNGQQFDAGNNVTFKLSSLIEGWQIGIPKIKTGGKIKLIIQSSLAYGCTGSVNPYTGQVLIPANQPLYFYVELLGIKPN; translated from the coding sequence ATGAGAAAATTATTAGGTTTTACGGCCCTGGTAATCCTTGTGATAACGGGTTGTATGAAGAGTAACGATGATGGAAGCTGCACTCCCCAGCCTGTTGCAAAGGAATTGCCATCCATGCAGAAATTTGCAGCAGACAGCTCTATAGATGCCAAACAGGACCCAACAGGCATTTTATACCAGGTGCTTGAGCCCGGCACAGGCACTGCGCCGGCCCAGTCCGATTCCATTACGATCAACTATGTAGGGCGGTTTTTGAACGGCCAGCAATTTGATGCCGGCAATAATGTTACATTCAAACTCTCCTCCCTCATTGAAGGCTGGCAGATCGGCATTCCTAAAATAAAGACAGGCGGAAAAATAAAACTGATCATACAATCGTCCCTGGCCTATGGCTGCACAGGATCCGTGAATCCCTATACCGGCCAGGTACTGATTCCGGCCAACCAGCCGCTCTACTTTTATGTGGAACTGCTGGGCATCAAGCCGAATTAG
- a CDS encoding DUF2089 family protein: MKLPIHCPSCKSPLKVSQLKCEACSTQVSGLYELPLYLKLSQEEQGFIMEFFLASGSIKEMARQAGTSYPTMRNKMDDMIEKIKKMTS; this comes from the coding sequence ATGAAGTTACCCATTCATTGCCCCAGTTGTAAAAGCCCGCTGAAAGTAAGCCAGCTGAAATGCGAAGCCTGCTCTACACAAGTAAGCGGTCTTTATGAATTGCCGCTTTACCTGAAATTAAGCCAGGAAGAACAGGGTTTTATTATGGAATTTTTCCTGGCCAGTGGAAGTATAAAAGAAATGGCCAGGCAGGCGGGTACCAGCTACCCTACCATGCGCAATAAAATGGATGATATGATTGAGAAAATAAAAAAAATGACTTCATAA
- a CDS encoding FKBP-type peptidyl-prolyl cis-trans isomerase, with translation MKKRYSAGLAVLIGLLLLTGCLKQNDVETCTPVPISNELDTMKAMVRDSAFVMDTTGETDGIFSEIINPGTGAAPTLSSTVTVKYIAYFMNGKAYDSTYVKTPDGVTTPPLNQLIKGWQLGLPKIKEGGQIRLIIPSSLAYGCNPNAGSLTNQPLYFNIELIKVGD, from the coding sequence ATGAAGAAGCGCTACAGTGCCGGGCTGGCAGTTTTGATCGGGTTGCTCCTGTTAACCGGCTGCCTGAAACAAAATGATGTGGAAACCTGCACGCCCGTTCCCATTTCAAATGAGCTGGATACCATGAAGGCGATGGTAAGGGACAGCGCTTTTGTAATGGATACCACCGGGGAAACAGACGGCATCTTCTCTGAGATCATTAACCCCGGCACCGGCGCTGCGCCAACGCTCAGCAGCACGGTTACTGTAAAATACATTGCTTATTTCATGAATGGAAAAGCATATGATTCCACCTATGTAAAAACCCCGGATGGCGTTACCACCCCTCCGCTGAACCAGCTGATCAAAGGCTGGCAACTGGGATTGCCTAAAATTAAAGAAGGCGGGCAAATACGGTTGATCATTCCCTCGTCGCTGGCCTACGGCTGCAATCCTAACGCAGGGTCTTTAACCAACCAGCCCCTTTATTTTAATATAGAACTTATAAAAGTAGGGGACTGA
- a CDS encoding HD domain-containing protein, which translates to MATIRKIINDPVYGFITIDHPLLLAIISHPFYQRLRNIHQMAFAHLVYPGAVHTRLLHSLGAYHLMCTALRELKGKGVVLTGEEALGAKIAILLHDIGHGPFSHALEHELIPGVHHEKLSLAIMQELNKEFNNQLETALAIFTGTHPKKFLHQLVSGQLDVDRMDYLNRDSFFTGVAEGVIGYDRIIKMLAVHNDNLVVEEKAIYSIEKFLLSRRLMYWQVYLHKTVVAAEKMLVMIIRRAKELIAKGVRITAATAALEHFLHNGAGRTAASKGRLLQDFCNMDDHDMMATIKNWSRHTDKVLSQLCTDLIERRIMNIRLQSQPFDEAFLLQKRKEIAQKMNVNEEEASYYVFWGEASNRLYNPENETITIQYKDGRLKDISEVDNALINVKTSMAVKKYYICSLRVR; encoded by the coding sequence ATGGCAACAATCCGCAAAATAATCAATGACCCCGTTTACGGCTTTATAACTATTGATCACCCACTTTTACTGGCAATTATTTCCCATCCGTTTTATCAGCGATTGAGGAATATTCATCAGATGGCTTTTGCCCACCTGGTTTATCCGGGAGCAGTGCATACCCGGCTGCTGCATTCTCTTGGCGCTTATCATTTAATGTGCACAGCGCTCCGGGAGCTGAAGGGGAAAGGAGTGGTGCTTACCGGGGAAGAAGCATTGGGTGCAAAAATAGCCATCCTGTTGCATGATATCGGGCATGGTCCTTTTTCCCATGCATTGGAGCATGAGCTGATCCCGGGAGTGCATCATGAAAAGCTGTCTCTTGCAATTATGCAGGAGCTGAATAAAGAGTTTAACAATCAGTTAGAAACTGCATTAGCTATATTTACAGGCACGCATCCCAAAAAGTTTCTGCATCAGCTGGTGTCCGGCCAGTTAGATGTAGACAGGATGGATTACCTGAACCGTGATAGCTTTTTTACAGGTGTGGCAGAAGGCGTTATTGGTTATGACCGTATTATAAAAATGCTGGCGGTGCACAATGACAACCTGGTTGTAGAGGAAAAAGCTATTTATTCTATTGAAAAGTTCCTGCTGAGCAGGCGGTTGATGTACTGGCAGGTGTACCTGCACAAAACGGTGGTTGCAGCAGAAAAAATGCTGGTCATGATTATCCGGCGGGCAAAGGAGTTGATCGCAAAAGGTGTCCGGATTACAGCAGCTACAGCAGCGCTGGAGCATTTTCTGCATAATGGCGCCGGGCGTACTGCCGCCAGTAAAGGCCGGTTGTTACAGGACTTTTGCAATATGGATGATCATGATATGATGGCTACCATAAAGAACTGGAGCAGGCATACTGATAAAGTTTTATCACAATTGTGTACGGACCTGATAGAAAGAAGGATCATGAACATCCGGTTACAATCACAGCCTTTTGATGAAGCATTTCTTTTACAAAAAAGAAAAGAAATAGCTCAGAAAATGAATGTAAATGAAGAAGAAGCTTCTTATTATGTATTCTGGGGCGAAGCCAGCAACAGGCTGTATAATCCGGAAAATGAAACTATTACGATCCAGTATAAGGATGGGCGGCTGAAAGATATTTCAGAAGTAGACAATGCACTGATCAACGTAAAAACAAGTATGGCAGTTAAAAAATATTACATTTGTTCATTAAGAGTACGCTAA
- a CDS encoding bifunctional UDP-3-O-[3-hydroxymyristoyl] N-acetylglucosamine deacetylase/3-hydroxyacyl-ACP dehydratase yields MENSFNPDKQHTLKQAVSISGTGLHTGVLADLTLKPANAGFGIQFQRVDLPNKPMIKADCDLVTDTSRGTTLEANGAKVSTVEHLLAALVGMGIDNVLLEINGPEVPIIDGSAMPFIEIIEEAGIEEQDAAKLWYSIDENLYLTDEEKRVEMVIMPAREYQITTLIDFNSPVLGTQHAELKTMRNFKDKISTSRTFCFLHELEMLLQHNLIKGGDVNNAIVVVDQPIGDEELGRLKKIFNKDDIEVKSEGYLNNLELRFPNEPARHKLLDIVGDLALIGYPVKGRVIANRPGHSTNVQFARMIKKHIKANKHLKGVPNYDPNVPPVYDLQYIEKTLPHRFPFLLVDKIIELTDERIVGVKNVTFNEWFFQGHFPQNPVMPGVLQIEALAQCGGILAINLAGEGKYDTYFLKIDNCKFKQMVRPGDTMILKMELSAPIRRGICEMRGTVYIGNKVATEADLVAQIVKQ; encoded by the coding sequence ATGGAGAATAGTTTCAACCCTGACAAACAACATACTTTAAAACAGGCAGTAAGCATCAGCGGCACAGGTTTGCATACCGGTGTGCTGGCCGATCTTACGCTGAAGCCCGCGAATGCCGGGTTTGGTATTCAGTTTCAGAGGGTTGACCTTCCTAATAAGCCCATGATCAAGGCCGATTGTGACCTGGTTACTGATACCAGCCGCGGCACTACCCTGGAAGCGAACGGAGCCAAAGTAAGTACGGTGGAGCATTTGCTGGCGGCTCTGGTGGGTATGGGCATCGATAATGTACTACTGGAGATCAACGGGCCGGAAGTGCCTATCATAGATGGAAGTGCCATGCCTTTTATTGAAATTATTGAAGAGGCGGGTATTGAGGAGCAGGATGCTGCCAAATTATGGTATTCCATTGATGAGAATTTATACCTTACCGATGAAGAAAAACGGGTAGAAATGGTCATTATGCCTGCAAGGGAATACCAGATCACCACGCTGATCGATTTTAACTCCCCGGTACTGGGCACGCAGCACGCGGAGCTGAAAACCATGCGGAACTTTAAAGATAAGATCTCCACTTCCCGTACCTTTTGTTTTTTGCACGAACTGGAAATGCTGCTGCAGCATAATCTTATAAAAGGCGGTGATGTAAACAACGCCATTGTGGTGGTAGATCAACCAATTGGTGATGAAGAGCTGGGGCGTTTGAAAAAGATCTTTAACAAAGATGATATTGAAGTGAAAAGCGAAGGTTACCTGAATAACCTGGAACTTCGTTTTCCGAATGAGCCGGCACGTCATAAGTTGCTGGATATTGTGGGCGACCTGGCACTGATCGGGTATCCCGTAAAAGGGCGGGTAATTGCCAACCGGCCGGGGCACAGCACTAATGTGCAGTTTGCGCGGATGATCAAAAAGCATATTAAAGCTAACAAGCATTTAAAGGGTGTTCCCAATTATGATCCGAACGTTCCGCCGGTCTATGACCTGCAGTATATAGAAAAAACGCTGCCGCACCGCTTTCCGTTCTTACTGGTAGATAAGATCATTGAGCTGACCGATGAGCGCATTGTAGGAGTAAAGAATGTAACTTTTAATGAATGGTTCTTCCAGGGGCACTTTCCGCAAAACCCTGTAATGCCCGGTGTTTTACAGATAGAGGCATTGGCGCAATGCGGTGGCATACTGGCCATTAATCTTGCCGGGGAAGGAAAGTATGACACCTATTTCCTGAAAATTGATAACTGCAAGTTCAAGCAGATGGTAAGACCGGGCGACACGATGATCCTGAAAATGGAATTATCAGCACCTATCCGCCGTGGCATCTGCGAAATGCGGGGCACTGTTTATATAGGCAATAAAGTAGCTACAGAGGCAGACCTGGTAGCGCAGATTGTGAAGCAATAG
- a CDS encoding NarK family nitrate/nitrite MFS transporter translates to MTSSNAPLTKLNIFSLKGAQMRTFHITWFTFFICFFGWFGLAPLMPTIKEDLHLSKSQIGNIVIASVSGTIIARLIIGRLCDSWGPRKTYTALLLCGALPVMCVGLSKDYTTFLLFRLAISVIGASFVITQFHTSVMFAPNIKGTANAIAGGWGNLGGGITNMLMPLVFAAIVGLGYTQHQAWRYAMLLPGLLMILAAFLYYRYTKDTPEGNYGDSIKGKKSASVKTDYSLLKDWRIWALSLAYAMGFGMEITFDNVAALHFVQEFRLSQAAAGFWAGVFGLMNLFARALGGIFADKIGKKQGMKGKGIFLAVMLLFEGIGLLLFAKAPTLPLAVTAMISFALFLKMVNGATYAMTPFINIKNIGLISGIVGAGGNLGGMLFGFLFKSNAITYSQAFSYIGLAVIATSFIVLFTRFGKQEAATEKTATRMQPATVS, encoded by the coding sequence ATGACTTCTTCCAATGCCCCGCTTACAAAACTGAATATTTTTTCTTTGAAAGGTGCACAAATGCGCACCTTTCATATTACCTGGTTTACTTTTTTTATCTGTTTCTTTGGATGGTTTGGACTGGCGCCGCTGATGCCTACGATAAAAGAAGACCTTCACCTGAGCAAATCCCAGATCGGCAATATTGTTATTGCCTCCGTGTCCGGAACCATTATTGCCCGTTTGATCATTGGCCGGCTTTGTGACTCCTGGGGGCCCAGGAAAACCTATACGGCGCTGTTGCTTTGTGGCGCCCTGCCGGTAATGTGCGTGGGCCTGTCCAAAGATTACACCACATTCCTGTTATTCCGGCTGGCCATAAGCGTTATCGGAGCGTCTTTTGTAATTACACAGTTCCACACCTCTGTAATGTTTGCTCCCAATATTAAAGGTACTGCCAACGCCATAGCCGGCGGATGGGGCAACCTGGGTGGCGGTATTACCAATATGCTGATGCCCCTGGTATTTGCCGCAATTGTTGGTTTAGGCTATACCCAACACCAGGCCTGGCGCTATGCCATGCTGCTACCGGGGTTATTAATGATACTGGCAGCCTTTTTATATTACCGCTATACAAAGGATACACCGGAAGGCAATTACGGCGATTCCATTAAAGGGAAAAAAAGCGCTTCTGTCAAAACAGATTATTCCCTGTTGAAAGACTGGCGGATATGGGCATTATCCCTGGCATATGCCATGGGTTTTGGTATGGAGATCACCTTTGACAATGTAGCCGCACTGCACTTTGTACAGGAGTTCAGACTATCCCAGGCTGCCGCAGGCTTCTGGGCCGGGGTGTTCGGGCTGATGAATCTTTTTGCAAGAGCGCTGGGTGGTATCTTTGCGGATAAGATCGGTAAAAAGCAGGGCATGAAAGGCAAGGGTATTTTTCTTGCGGTAATGCTCCTTTTTGAAGGCATTGGCCTGCTGCTCTTTGCCAAAGCGCCCACACTGCCACTGGCCGTAACCGCCATGATCAGCTTTGCCTTATTTCTTAAAATGGTGAACGGCGCCACCTATGCCATGACCCCTTTTATCAATATAAAAAATATTGGTCTCATCAGTGGCATTGTAGGGGCCGGAGGCAATTTAGGAGGCATGCTGTTTGGCTTCCTGTTCAAAAGCAACGCCATTACTTATTCGCAGGCTTTTAGCTATATAGGGCTTGCTGTTATTGCAACTTCATTTATTGTATTGTTCACCCGGTTTGGAAAACAGGAAGCTGCTACGGAAAAAACAGCTACCCGTATGCAGCCCGCTACTGTTTCTTAA
- a CDS encoding Crp/Fnr family transcriptional regulator, with translation MKKNKGKTAVTESFLYRTCVPEWWPALDAYCRILKFKKGAVIFSTGEQVAGIYFVIDGMVKVHKRWEQGKELIIRFAGPDDILGHRGLSTRSTVYPVSATAVTSGTLCFADMAFFRKTLTVNHNLLYTFMLFFADELQLSEQRMQELAHVPVKRRVAKAILEIYEKTGSVTEAGPAITISRQDLAAYVGATYETVYRFLLEFSEQGWISAAGKNIVLQHIPALELAAAGR, from the coding sequence ATGAAAAAAAATAAAGGAAAGACAGCTGTTACCGAAAGTTTTTTATACCGCACATGCGTGCCGGAATGGTGGCCGGCACTGGACGCCTATTGCAGGATACTGAAGTTTAAAAAAGGAGCGGTCATTTTCAGCACGGGAGAGCAGGTGGCCGGTATTTATTTTGTAATAGACGGAATGGTTAAAGTGCACAAGCGCTGGGAGCAGGGTAAGGAACTCATCATCCGCTTTGCCGGTCCGGATGATATCCTGGGGCACCGGGGCCTTTCCACCCGTTCCACTGTTTATCCTGTAAGCGCAACTGCTGTCACATCCGGAACCTTATGCTTTGCAGATATGGCGTTTTTCCGCAAAACCCTTACTGTAAATCATAACCTGCTTTATACTTTTATGTTGTTTTTTGCGGATGAATTACAGTTGTCTGAGCAGCGGATGCAGGAGCTGGCCCATGTACCTGTAAAAAGGAGGGTAGCAAAAGCGATCCTGGAAATTTATGAAAAAACAGGCTCTGTAACAGAGGCCGGCCCTGCCATAACCATTAGCAGGCAGGACCTGGCGGCTTATGTAGGCGCTACTTATGAAACCGTATACCGGTTTCTGCTGGAGTTTTCAGAGCAGGGCTGGATCAGCGCGGCGGGCAAGAATATTGTATTGCAGCATATACCGGCATTAGAGCTTGCTGCCGCAGGCCGGTAA